CATCATCACGCTCACCGTCGGTGTCGCGGGTCGAGAGGTGCTCGGAACACTCGTCGGCGGACTGTTCCTCGTCACCGACCAGAATTTCAACGTCGGCGACTACGTCGCCTGGGGGGACACGGAGGGAATCGTCGAGTCCATTGGCTTCCGTGTCACGCGCGTGCGAACCGTTGACAACGAGGTGATCAGCGTCCCGAACACGCATCTAACGACCAACGTCATCACGAAGCCGTACGGCCAGAACCGCTTTCGAGTCAACGAGGAACTCGGCGTCTACTACGAGGAGGATTTGGAGGGGGCTATAGAGATCCTGCGCGACGAAGCGGTCACCGACCCGGCCATCCTGAACGACCCACAACCGAAGATTCGTGTGCGAAGCTTCGAGGGCGACCACATCAGGGTGCAGGTGCTGTTCTGGGTGCCCGACCCGTCACGAAAGACGGTGCTCGACACCTTCTCGGACTACGCCCGACGGGTACAGGCGCGATGTGACGGCGCCGACATCACGCTCGGGGCGACCTCCGCGGTGGATATGGGCGGCGACCTCGCGGTCGACCGCGCCGACGGCTGAACGACGACGACGAGCGCTCGCCGGGACCGACGCGTTCTCGGAAGCGGTGAGCGAGAAACGACGACTTCTCCGCACCGCTTTCGACCTGCGGCGCGTTGAGAGCCGGTCGTTCGAATCGGTGAAACGGACGCAGATTCGAGTAGCGGGGTCCGAAACGGAATCTGAGGCCGTCTCGTCGAGGAGAAAAGAGGACGCTTAAGTAGCTCGACTAAGTAGGGTTGTCCACTATGGCGAACGGCAAATACGCCGCACGCAAACTCAAGAAGGACCGTCAGAAGCGACGATGGTCCGACTCCGAGTACGCGCGGCGCGAACGCGGTCTCCGGAAAAAATCGGACCCGCTCGAGGGTGCGCCGCAGGCGCGGGGCATCGTCCTCGAGAAGGTCGGAATCGAAGCGAAGCAGCCGAACTCGGCGATTCGGAAATGCGTCCGTGTCCAGCTCATCAAGAACGGTAAACAGGTCACGGCGTTCTGCCCCGGCGACGGCGCCATCTCGTTCATCGACGAGCACGACGAGGTGACCATCGCGGGTATCGGTGGCGCGAAGGGTCGCGCCATGGGTGACCTCTCCGGAGTCAACTACAAGGTAGACAAAGTCAACGGCGTCGCGATGCTCGAACTCGTGCGCGGTAACGCAGAGAAACCGGTGCGCTAAGATGTCCGAGACAGAGAACGAAACCCCCGAACCCGAAGCGCCCGCAGACAGCGAGGAAGCGCAGACGAACGCGCTGCTGTTCGGCGTCTGGGACGTCTCCGAGATCGAGTACAGCGACCCCAGCACCCAGCGCTACCTCAACGTGACGCC
This genomic stretch from Haloprofundus salilacus harbors:
- a CDS encoding mechanosensitive ion channel family protein, translating into MADVVALQLLGPFAELFDGDGILARVAKFVGVFLVVYGGGRGIVEPLVMRAVRVRNENNPTVVGAVKLYLHIAVMVFAVAAALAAAGYTRLLTGSTIAVAIITLTVGVAGREVLGTLVGGLFLVTDQNFNVGDYVAWGDTEGIVESIGFRVTRVRTVDNEVISVPNTHLTTNVITKPYGQNRFRVNEELGVYYEEDLEGAIEILRDEAVTDPAILNDPQPKIRVRSFEGDHIRVQVLFWVPDPSRKTVLDTFSDYARRVQARCDGADITLGATSAVDMGGDLAVDRADG
- a CDS encoding 30S ribosomal protein S12 — translated: MANGKYAARKLKKDRQKRRWSDSEYARRERGLRKKSDPLEGAPQARGIVLEKVGIEAKQPNSAIRKCVRVQLIKNGKQVTAFCPGDGAISFIDEHDEVTIAGIGGAKGRAMGDLSGVNYKVDKVNGVAMLELVRGNAEKPVR